A stretch of the Porites lutea chromosome 12, jaPorLute2.1, whole genome shotgun sequence genome encodes the following:
- the LOC140922042 gene encoding melanocortin receptor 4-like, giving the protein MASKFCVEELSEQLSLVDSHRGFIEAFCILNLTFALIAALENLLVFHALWKSSTIPATVKKLFLSLVVSDFAAGILAQLMFGVIIAVMLKKTSNGDQSIASFCPTILNLCYFLLVLLCSASFLTITAIAVDRLLSISLHLRYRELVTPKRVIIVMTALWLTSGTTGSLFIILPEHSNAVTAIVESIGLCLNTVAYIRIYRAVRYHQNRIQCQLQVQNSNSSIDLLRQRKSSLNALVVYLVFLVCYLPYIFTIILLLVLDSEDTSLLLAERASLILIFLNSSINPLVYCWRYREIQDSVKSTLKKLFLHEREWDRRE; this is encoded by the coding sequence ATGGCCTCAAAATTCTGCGTTGAAGAGCTAAGTGAACAGTTATCGCTTGTTGATTCACACCGGGGCTTTATTGAggctttttgtattttaaacttGACGTTTGCACTGATTGCAGCTCTGGAAAATCTACTAGTTTTTCACGCATTGTGGAAATCCTCTACGATACCTGCTACTGTAAAAAAGTTGTTCTTGAGTCTCGTTGTTTCGGATTTTGCAGCCGGAATTTTGGCCCAGCTGATGTTTGGTGTCATCATCGCGGTAATGTTAAAAAAGACATCGAATGGAGACCAGAGTATTGCCTCCTTTTGTCCGACAATTTTAAACCTCTGTTATTTCTTGTTAGTTCTTCTGTGCAGCGCATCATTTTTGACTATAACAGCCATTGCAGTTGACAGGCTTCTTTCTATTTCACTGCATCTACGATATCGCGAGCTTGTGACCCCGAAACGTGTGATTATCGTAATGACGGCCTTATGGCTGACAAGTGGTACGACTGGCTCGCTTTTTATTATACTCCCTGAACATAGCAACGCGGTAACTGCGATTGTTGAATCCATTGGGCTATGCCTGAACACCGTGGCGTATATTCGTATCTACAGAGCTGTTAGATATCATCAAAATCGGATACAATGTCAACTTCAGGTACAAAACTCCAATTCTTCAATTGATCTACTTCGGCAAAGAAAGTCGTCTTTAAATGCTTTGGTTGTGTATTTAGTATTCCTGGTTTGCTACCTTCCATATATATTCACTATCATTTTATTGCTAGTACTCGATAGTGAAGACACTTCCTTGCTGTTAGCTGAACGTGCATCGTTGATTCTTATTTTCCTGAATTCTTCAATAAACCCTCTTGTTTATTGCTGGCGATATCGTGAAATTCAAGATTCAGTGAAAAGCACTTTgaagaaattatttttgcatGAACGAGAATGGGACAGAAGGGAGTGA